One segment of Nyctibius grandis isolate bNycGra1 chromosome 11, bNycGra1.pri, whole genome shotgun sequence DNA contains the following:
- the SMAGP gene encoding small cell adhesion glycoprotein yields the protein MEGDQPPLTAEELTTPTLKKAHTPPLHEDANTAVIAVVITLVFLTLLTVLVVIIIYLYRNKGSYLTYEQPAAETDVSVQMEDAPAKEKEEYFI from the exons ATGGAAGGAGATCAGCCCCCTCTGACCGCAG AAGAGCTGACAACCCCCACCCTGAAGAAGGCTCACACCCCACCTCTCCATGAGGATGCCAACACCGCGGTCATCGCAG TCGTCATCACCCTGGTGTTCCTCACCCTGCTGACGGTCCTGGTGGTGATCATCATCTACCTGTACAGAAACAAAGGCAGCTACCTCACCTACGAGCAGCCGGCAGCGGAGACCGACGTGTCTGTGCAGATGGAAGACGCTCCAgccaaagagaaagaagaatattttatctAA